From the Lacipirellulaceae bacterium genome, the window ATGGTGAGCGGCTCGCGATGAGCATGCCGCTGGAGCCGAACCGTAACCATCAGTATTCCGCCTTTGCGGGCAGTCTTAGCGCTCTTTGCACGATCACCGGCTGGGGTACGGTATTTATGTTGCTCAAGCAGAAGGGCTATGACGGCAACATCGTGATCCGGCGCAGCACAATTCGCTATCGACGCCCCGTCGTAGAGCGAAAGTTCGTGGCCCGAGGCTTGCCCCTGGAAAGCGACTGCTTGAAATACTTCTTTGAGCTGATGGAAAGCAAGAACCGCTCCAAGATCG encodes:
- a CDS encoding YiiD C-terminal domain-containing protein; the encoded protein is MDDALLAELEATLAKHMPICTAMELGVEGWDGERLAMSMPLEPNRNHQYSAFAGSLSALCTITGWGTVFMLLKQKGYDGNIVIRRSTIRYRRPVVERKFVARGLPLESDCLKYFFELMESKNRSKIDVSVEIADDDGPFVTFTGSYVVQD